One window from the genome of Crassostrea angulata isolate pt1a10 chromosome 2, ASM2561291v2, whole genome shotgun sequence encodes:
- the LOC128170906 gene encoding putative nuclease HARBI1 produces MTAFYLLFENDRALRRKRVFRDRINPLDRYTDVDLVARYRFPRREILLLTDLINDTVQHPTSRSCAIPVCIQVLITLRFLAKGDYLSEVADLHGVSVPSASRSLHSVCQALCRQLDNITFPTTADELKRVKDGFYKIAHFPNVVGTIDGTLIPIQGMSGDDEPNFICRKGFPSINVQGVVDADLRFTNAVVKWPGSTHDSFILANSSVPQLMETLSGPWILGDSGYPLKKWLLTPFNEPRGIKEENYNQAHCSTRNTVERAFGVLKCRFRCLHKTGGSLQFTAQKCIKMIECCLRLHNMAINRRLPLEAAEDPIQVLHNNAVCRGNGNDGFRVRQTIV; encoded by the exons ATGACTGCCTTTTATCTACTTTTTGAAAACGATCGAGCATTGCGACGAAAACGTGTTTTTCGGGACCGAATTAACCCACTCGACAGATATACGGACGTAGATTTGGTTGCACGATACCGTTTTCCTCGGCGAGAAATTCTTCTGTTGACTGATTTGATAAATGATACTGTTCAGCATCCAACCTCTAGATCATGTGCGATTCCTGTTTGCATCCAA GTGTTGATCACTCTTCGCTTTTTGGCCAAGGGGGACTACTTGTCAGAAGTGGCGGACCTGCATGGGGTTTCTGTTCCATCAGCGTCAAGGAGTTTACATTCTGTCTGCCAAGCTTTATGTCGACAGCTTGATAACATTACTTTCCCGACTACAGCAGATGAGCTGAAGAGAGTAAAGGATGGCTTttataaaattgcacatttcCCAAACGTTGTTGGCACTATAGATGGTACTTTGATACCGATACAGGGAATGTCGGGAGATGACGAACCGAATTTCATCTGCCGCAAGGGTTTTCCCTCCATCAACGTTCAAGGAGTTGTGGATGCCGACCTTCG TTTTACAAATGCTGTTGTGAAGTGGCCCGGATCAACTCATGATTCCTTCATATTGGCCAATTCCTCTGTACCTCAACTGATGGAAACTTTGAGTGGACCCTGGATTTTGGGAGATTCAGGATATCCCCTGAAGAAATGGTTGTTGACCCCATTCAATGAACCAAGAGGCATCAAAGAAGAAAATTACAATCAAGCCCACTGCTCAACCAGAAACACAGTGGAAAGGGCATTTGGGGTTCTTAAGTGCAGGTTCAG atGCTTGCATAAAACTGGAGGAAGTCTTCAGTTCACTGcccaaaaatgcatcaaaatgatCGAATGCTGCCTAAGACTGCACAATATGGCCATCAATCGAAGACTCCCGCTTGAAGCTGCAGAAGATCCCATCCAGGTTCTGCACAACAATGCCGTATGCAGGGGAAATGGAAATGATGGTTTCAGGGTGAGACAGACCATTGTTTAG